The segment GCTATCAATACGCCTGGAACGACTTTTTCCAGCCGATCCCGATTGGCAGCAGCGCGTATCGCTATGAAGGCCAAAGCAATACCCACCGCCTAAACCTCAACAGAACGCTCTACCGGGATGGGAAGCAAAAGCTGGCGCTGGATAGCGCGCTTTCTCGTCGACGCACCGAGAACCGCATGGCAGGCGAACGCCTTGAAGTCAGCAGCCCTACGGTCAGCAGCGCCAGTATTGGACTCAGTTACAGCACCACGCTGGCAGGTGGATATTTTACGCTCAACCCGATGCTAAGCCACGGCTTGAGGAGTTGGGGTGCGACGGATGACACAAAGGAAAACAGCGGCCTGCCACGCAGCGAGTTCCGTAAATTTAGCGTCAGCAGTAGCTATTTTTACCCGCTTTCCCCCTCGCTGACCTTCCTGACTTCCCTTTACGGCCAAACCACACCGGACAACCTGTATACCAGCGAACGCGTCTCGCTCGGCGGCGAGTATTCCGTGCGGGGCTTTAAGGAACAAACGCTGACCGGCAATCGGGGTTTCTACTGGCGTAACGAAGTGAACTGGCAAGTCGCCACGCTACCGCTTCTGGGTGATATCGCGCTCACAACAGCATTGGATAGCGGATGGATCGCCGGGAAAACCGGCAAAGTCGATGGCGGCAATATGACCGGTGCTTCCGTTGGTCTGTCCGCGTCTTCACGTTGGGTAAGCCAATCCGTGTCGCTCGGCATACCGCTGCATTTCCCGGACGATCTCCATCCCGATAACGCCGTCGTTTACTGGAACGTCTCCCTCCCCGTTACAGCACTTTTTGATTAAGTCATTGATTCACAGCAAAAGGAAAACAAGGAAAGTCACATGGAAAAATTCAATAACCGCGCCACACGCGGGCTTAGCTACCTGCTGATCTATCTGACCGCAATTCAGCCCTTACACCCTGCATTCGCAGCGCTCACGCCAGACGGCCCACGTACGCAGGTCAACAACGCGGGTGCCGTCCCGGTCATCAATATCGCGACGCCAAACGCAGCAGGCGTTTCTCACAACACCTATAAAGATTTCAGCGTCGGAACACCTGGTGTCGTGCTAAATAACAGTATTGCCGCAGGTCAATCGCAGTTGGCCGGACAGTTAAACGCTAACGCCAACCTCAATGGCAAAGCGGCCGATTTGATTATCAACGAGGTAACGGGCTCCACCCGCTCAGATCTGCAAGGAAAGATCGAAGTCTTCGGGAGTAAAGCCAACGTATTGATTGCCAACCCGAATGGCATTACCTGTGATGGATGTGGGTTCATCAACACACCTTCAGCCACGCTGACGACGGGTAAACCGGTGCTGGATCAGCAAGGCGCCCTGGAAGCGTTGGAAGTGAAAAAAGGCAGCATCACCATTGGTGGAAAAGGCCTGGACGGGTCAACAACAGATTATGTCGATATCCTCAGCCGGGCAACTGAACTGAACGGCAAAATCAACGCAAAAAACCTGACGCTGACTCAAGGCAGCAATCGGGTCGATTTCAAAACCGGCACGATCGCTCCTATCGCCGGAGAAGGTGCCAAACCACTACTGGCAGTCGACACCAAAGCGCTCGGCGGTATTTATGCAGAACGCATCCGGCTCGTGGCCACCGAGGATGGCGTTGGCGCGAACGTCGCTAACCTGACCAGCTCTCAGCAAGGCATTACGCTAGATAGCAAAGGTAAAATCCAGCTCGGTAATGTGCACGCGAAAACCGACCTTAATCTGAATGCACAGCAGGTCGATATCGCCGCAGGCAATACGGTGAAAAGTGACCGAGATATCACGCTTACGAGTACCGTATTAAATAACCAAGGGAATATCATCGCGGGCGAAGATATGCGCCTGTTCAACGATAGCCTGACCAACACACAGGCCACCATTCAGGCCAACAACAGCCTGTGGATTCAGAAAGACGCGACGGGAAACAAAGGCGTTAAGGTCGAAAACCGCTCGGGGACAATTAAAACCAATACCGGGGATTTGGTGATTCGGACAGGTTCACTTAAAAACGTCAGAGATAAGATCGTTGTAAAAGAAAAGAAAGATTTAACTTACGCCAACCTTAATATTGAGAAGGAATTACCGCTTCGTGCACTTTCTGATGCGACAACGTATATCCCATCTATTGCTAAAAAAGAGATTGAGGGGGAATTTACCACCTTAACACCTGAAGCTGAAATTCAGGGAGAAAGAAATCTCTATATTAATGCGACTCAACTAGAAAATAACGCCAGTAGTTTAAAATCTTTTGGTAATATATTTCTGACTGGGCAAACATTTTTAAATATTTCCCCCTTGTTCAAGCAAACGGAACATACAACGAACTTTCGTTCGGAAACCGCACAGGAGCAGGCTGTCAGACGCTCCAATACGTCACAATCCGCCAGTACAACCTTCCTTGATGATGGCATGCCACTAATTCTTGCTTACTATAAAGTCAAAGATAAAGAGAGTGCCTTTAAGAGTGAACAACTGTTATCAGCAAAGGTACAGGCAACTGGGAATGTTGTTGCAGATTTTAAACAGGTTATTGACATATTCAGAAATAAAGAACCAACATCTCAAGCGCCATCAATATTTACATCATTGGAAAAAATAAACATTAAAGGGAGAAATGTATTATTACAAGCTGGCTCGATGAATATTAATGGTACAATAGAATCTGATAGCGACACAAACTTGATATCACAAAGTTTGACAAATATTAAAAACTCTCACGTTCTATCAAAAAAAAATGATATAAACATTAGCTCAGGGATATCTATATTATCGAGGACTTCATCATTAATAGCAAAAAACATAAGTATCACCAGTCGTGAAAGTGATATCGTATACGAAACTGATTCATCAACTCTATTTAGTGATTCCGGAAATCGCCAATATGCCTCACTCCAAGCTGAAGAGTCCCTTTCTCTAAATGCAGGAGGAAACATAAAGCTATCAGGAATTAACTTTAGCAATAACCAAAACACAGATTTTATTGCAGGAAAAGATATTAGCATCACTAATTCCATTTATGATCTCGTTACCCACCAACGAGGAATAGAAACAACACAAGCCAATAATCAAAGAATATTTGATAATGCATTTTTAAAGCTAAACAGCCTATTCTCAAACAGTAACATCCTTGCTAAGGCAAAAGGTAATCTTACTTTATCAGGTGTATCTCTTACTGCCGGAAAAGGTATTGATGTAGTTGCCAATGGAATGGTAACCATTGACGCTAAAACCGTAGGTAACATCTACAACGAATTTTTGCCGTCTACACGTACACCGTCATTATCAAGCCGACTTAATACAGGTGGGGATTTACTGATAAACGCAGGAAATACAATTAATATTAAATCAGCAAATTTATCTGCCAACAACATTACTCTCCTCGCAGGTAACACGGTTTCATTACTTTCAACGGCATATTCTGCGATTGCCGAACCAGATGAAGATAATAGAGATGACCGCCATGTTACTACTCAGATTAATGCACGAAGAAATCTTACTCTTGCCACAAACGGCGATCTTATTGCATCCGGCAGTTCATTAACATCAACAGGGGATATGACCTTAAGCAGCAATGGTAAAATGGAATTCAATGCACTACAGAATCATTCAGTGCGAGAAGGTGATAAAGAGTTTAATGAATCGACAACACAACAAAATGTCGTGTTAAACAGCGGTGGTGTGCTGACGCTTTTATCCAACAGCAGCATCTTATTCCAAGCAACGAGTTTGGTTGCAAAAGGTGCAATGGATGTGGCCGCTAAAGGTGGATTCCTGTACGCACAAGCCATGGAGGAAACCAATCACTATGAAAAAGAATCCAACAGTCGCACCTGGTATGGCAAAAAGAAAAAGGGTAAGCAGACTTACCATAATGTGAGCCAAAAGGTAACTGAGTTTACTGCCGGAAGCGATATCAACCTATTAAGTCGTGATGACAGTATCTATGAAGCCAGCATAATTGAAGCTGGCAAAAACGCTAAACTCACCAGCACTCAAGGCAAGGTCATCTTTAAGGCGGTAAAAAACACCACGTTTGAGCAGACTATCACCACATCGAAAGGCTTCTTCATTAAAAATTCCGATAGGGGATACACCAAGGACACCTGGCTATTGCCATCTATCCATGCAGGTGGTCAGTTTACCGTTGACGCCGCAACAGGGGTTTCCGCTGCCGTAAAAACACGCAATGCTCAGTCACTGCAAAATGCATTACTGATTCTCAGCAATACTCCAGGGGCGACGTGGCTGAAAGGGTTAAATACCCGTAAAGATGTGCAATGGAACGCAGTACAGGATGCCTATAGTAGTTGGAACCATACGACTCAGAGTTTAAACCCAGTGGTCGGTGCCGTGATTGCCATTGCCGTTGCGGCAGTTACCGCAGGAACGGGACTGGCAGCAGCGGCAGGTCAGTTGGCTGCTGGTGCTGTGGGAACAGGGGCCAGCGCGACAACAGTCGCTGTCGTAAGCGGCACAGCCTATTCAGGCATGACAGCACTGACCTCGCAAGCGGCAGTCGCACTGGTTGATAACAAAGGCAACCTGTCTAAAACGCTTCAGACCATGAGCAGCAGCAATTCTGTTAAATCTCTGGTTACCTCAATGGTAGTAGGTGGAGCTTTAGCAGGTTTCGATGAAGTCATGCAGTTTAGTCAGGCAACTAACGGCACAACCGTTATCGATCCCGCCAAGGCCAAGCTACCCATGCTCAGCAACGGTGACTGGAGCAAGGTCGCACAACGCGTCGCCGGACAATCGGTTATCAGTTCCAGCCTCGGCACCGCGATTAACGGCGGTAGCTTTAAGGATAATTTCACCACAGCACTCCTGAGTAATATCGGCAGTCAGATCAATGCGGAAGGGGCGAAATTTATTGGGGATAACGGCACCATTCTTGGCGTACCGGGCAAGACGCTCAGTCATGCCGTTGTCGCAGGCGTAGCAGCTGAAATCAGCGGTGGTAACGTCAAAGGCGCTGCGGCTGGTGCGCTGGCAGCAGAGCTGGCTGGCATAATCATTAACGATAACCTCGTAAAATCAGAAGGATGGCAAGAAAAACAGGCTCAAATCAGCCGTTTTGCAGGCGCAGTTATGGGTGCCGTTGCCACAGGCAAAGCCAGTGGCGTAAATAGCGGCGCCAGCGCCGCTGAAATCGTTGAACGCTTTAATCGGCAATTACACCTTGATGAAATGCAGGCCATTAAAGAACTTGCCAAAGGTGATAATGAAAAGGAATTGCGCCTGTTGGCAGCATCCTGCCGCAAAGTTAACTGTGTGGCACAGGAATCATTAGATTCTGCCGAACGCCAGCAATATGAAATGTTAATGGCAATGTACCCCACAACGCGCGAAGAAGATGGAATACTCGCCAATTATTGGGTGCAAAAAGATCGGCAACGTACAAGCAATTATCCGCTTTATGTTGGCTATGACATGGAACAGTTGTTTACCTATACCACAGGCGACAGCATTTCTGATGGTCAGATGTTTGCCAGAAACCAATGGATTGAAAATTTTAGCCAGATGACAGGCTGGTCTAAGGACACAGTAGAAACCTTAGGCTTTGGTATTTCGATAGCGAGTACATTCGCGGGCATGGGCAAGGCAGGCGTAGGTAATCAGTACCTGTCAAAAAGCCTCGTGACACCAACCGCAGGCTGGAAAAGTTATCTGGTTAATGAGAAGACCATACAACAAGCGGCTGGTTTTAGGCAGCAGATTATAGATTTGAGAGCACCATTATCTCGCAATCCTAGAACTAGTGGAAATGTAGCTATCGCAGAAATTAATATACCAGGGATGCCGAAAACCTTAGCGGGGCATAGCCGTATAGACAAAGCTGAGCAAGGTTTTGTCGGCTCAGGAAAACAGAATTTCACCTATCAGGTGATAGAGAACAGTGAGGGCACAAAAATATCTAGAAATACTGATTCAGAATACAAAATACTAGATAATTTAGCCGATAGATTAGGAAGCAATATCTCAGCAAAAGGCAGTGTAACCATATTCACAGAACGGGCAGCCTGTGAAAGTTGTTTAGGTGTTATTGAACAGTTTCAGAAAAAGTATCCTAATATAGAAATACATGTATTGGATAACAATGATGTTATATTGAAACCAAGGGGAAGAAAGTGAACGAGGAACGTATTAGCTATAATGAGATTAGAGAAAGTTTTTTAGAGTGCTATTACATATATTGCAGACACAAAATTCACTCTTACAATATGACTGGCAATGTATGGGTTGAAAATGAATCGGAAGGTGGCTATGCCTATGATCAAGCAGAGGGAGCTTATGATTTCCCCACTGAAAATTTGATGCTTGAGGTCTTATCTTTAATTATGATTGCAGGAAGAGGGCCAGAAAGAGCAGAAAAATACCATAGAGAGATGATAGAAAAAATTCTCGCTGAACATCCTCTGGAACAGGTGTTAGAGGAGATCACCGAGGAGGAAAGATCAGATCTTCTCTATGATATGTCTTTATTAGGATTAATTGATAAAAAATCAGAATAGATCAGACAGAGCGGCCCTTGTGGGTCGCTACTAGCAAAAATTAATAGGCCTCATCTTGAGGCTAAATAAACTTTAGGTTTTGGTATTTCGATAGCGAGTACATTCGCGGGCATAGGCAAGGCAAGCGTCGGTAATCAGTACCTGTCAAAAAACCTCGTGACGCCAACCGTAGGCTGGAAAAGTTATCTGATTAATGAGAAGACCATACAACAAACGGCAGATTTTAGGCAGCAGGTGCTGGACGCAAGAGCACCATTTTCACGTGACATAAGAACCTCAGGTAATGTGGCCATGGCACAAATTGATATACCCGACATGCCAAAATCCATGGCGGCACACAGTCAGATTGACATTGGGGAAAAAAGTTTTTGTAGGAAAAGGTAGTCAGAGCAACTTTACTCATATGATTTTGCCAAATAAGGCGGGAGATAAAATATCAAGAAACTCTGATTCAGAATACAAGATATTGGACAATCTAGCTGACAAATTAGGAAAAAACACAGATGCTAAAGGGACAGTGACAATCTTCACAGAGCTAGCTGCGTGCGAAAGCTGCCTAGGCGTAGTGGATCAGTTTCAGAAAAAATATCCGAATATCAAAATAGAAGTCCTCGATAACAATGATGTAATGCTTATCCCTCGGAGAAAAAATTAATGGAAGACCGCATAACGTATTATGAATTAAAAGCTGAATTTTTAGACTGTTTTTACAGCTGCTGTAGAAGCAAATTAGATACATACAAAAAAACCGGAGAAAAATGGGGATATAATGGCGAAGAAATAGCTTATGCTTACTATCAATATGAAAATGCATTCGAACGGCCTATAGAAAACCTCATGCTTAATGTACTCACACTAATACTTAAAGCAGGTAGAGGACTGAAAGATGTAGAGTCTAACCTACGAAAATTCATTACTGATATACTTACGGAAAACTCTCTGGAAGAACTGATTAAAGATATTGGCGAAGATGAGAAGAAAGACTTACTTTATGACATGCAACTACTAGGATTGATTGAGAAAAAACCTAAATAATTCAGGCAGAGCGGCCCTTGTGGGCCGCTACTAGCAAAAATTAATAGGCCTCATCTTGAGGCTAAATAAACCTTAGGTTTTGGTATTTCGATAGCGAGTACATTCGCGGGCATCGGGAAGGCAGGCGTCGGTTCAGTACCTGTCAAAAAGCCTCATGACGCCAACCGCAGGCTGGAAAAGTTATCTGGTTAATGAAAAAACCATACAGCAAGCGGCAGGTTTTAGGCAGCAGATTATAGATTTGAGAGCACCATTATCCAGAGATTACAGAACAAAGGGTAATGTGGCAGTTGCCGAAATCAATATCCCAGGTATGCCAAAAACGCTGGCCGGACATAGCCGTATAGAAAAAGCGGAAAATGGTTTTGTAGGAGATGGTAAGCAGAATTTTCAATTTAAAGAGTTACCTAATAAGCAAGGAGTCGGTGTTGATAGAAACATCGACTCAGAATACAAAATATTAGATAATCTAGATGACAAGTTGGGAAATAATACTCTCGCAAAAGGTAGTGTAACAATATTTACAGAGCGGGCAGCTTGTGAGAGTTGTTTGGGTGTTGTTGACCAATTCCAGAAAATGTATCCAAATATAAAATTAGAATTGCTAGACAATAATGATGTCGTACTGAAACCAGGAAAAATAAAATGAGTGAAGAAAGATTAAATTATAATGAAATACGCAGAAGCTTCTTGGAGGACTACTATTTATGTTGTCGTCATAAGCTACATACTTTTAATCAATTAGGTGAATTGTGGGAGTATGGAGCCTCAGAAATAGGATATGCCTACTACCAGTCTGAAGATGCTTATGATTTCCCCACTGAAAATTTGATGCTTGAGGTCTTATCTTTAATTATGATTGCAGGAAGAGGGCCAGAAAGAGCAGAAAAATACCATAGAGAGATGATAGAAAAAATTCTCGCTGAACATCCTCTGGAACAGGTCTTAGAAGAGATCACCGAGGAGGAAAGATCAGCTCTTCTCTATGATATGTCTTTATTAGGGTTAATTGATAA is part of the Pectobacterium carotovorum genome and harbors:
- a CDS encoding DUF637 domain-containing protein — encoded protein: MEKFNNRATRGLSYLLIYLTAIQPLHPAFAALTPDGPRTQVNNAGAVPVINIATPNAAGVSHNTYKDFSVGTPGVVLNNSIAAGQSQLAGQLNANANLNGKAADLIINEVTGSTRSDLQGKIEVFGSKANVLIANPNGITCDGCGFINTPSATLTTGKPVLDQQGALEALEVKKGSITIGGKGLDGSTTDYVDILSRATELNGKINAKNLTLTQGSNRVDFKTGTIAPIAGEGAKPLLAVDTKALGGIYAERIRLVATEDGVGANVANLTSSQQGITLDSKGKIQLGNVHAKTDLNLNAQQVDIAAGNTVKSDRDITLTSTVLNNQGNIIAGEDMRLFNDSLTNTQATIQANNSLWIQKDATGNKGVKVENRSGTIKTNTGDLVIRTGSLKNVRDKIVVKEKKDLTYANLNIEKELPLRALSDATTYIPSIAKKEIEGEFTTLTPEAEIQGERNLYINATQLENNASSLKSFGNIFLTGQTFLNISPLFKQTEHTTNFRSETAQEQAVRRSNTSQSASTTFLDDGMPLILAYYKVKDKESAFKSEQLLSAKVQATGNVVADFKQVIDIFRNKEPTSQAPSIFTSLEKINIKGRNVLLQAGSMNINGTIESDSDTNLISQSLTNIKNSHVLSKKNDINISSGISILSRTSSLIAKNISITSRESDIVYETDSSTLFSDSGNRQYASLQAEESLSLNAGGNIKLSGINFSNNQNTDFIAGKDISITNSIYDLVTHQRGIETTQANNQRIFDNAFLKLNSLFSNSNILAKAKGNLTLSGVSLTAGKGIDVVANGMVTIDAKTVGNIYNEFLPSTRTPSLSSRLNTGGDLLINAGNTINIKSANLSANNITLLAGNTVSLLSTAYSAIAEPDEDNRDDRHVTTQINARRNLTLATNGDLIASGSSLTSTGDMTLSSNGKMEFNALQNHSVREGDKEFNESTTQQNVVLNSGGVLTLLSNSSILFQATSLVAKGAMDVAAKGGFLYAQAMEETNHYEKESNSRTWYGKKKKGKQTYHNVSQKVTEFTAGSDINLLSRDDSIYEASIIEAGKNAKLTSTQGKVIFKAVKNTTFEQTITTSKGFFIKNSDRGYTKDTWLLPSIHAGGQFTVDAATGVSAAVKTRNAQSLQNALLILSNTPGATWLKGLNTRKDVQWNAVQDAYSSWNHTTQSLNPVVGAVIAIAVAAVTAGTGLAAAAGQLAAGAVGTGASATTVAVVSGTAYSGMTALTSQAAVALVDNKGNLSKTLQTMSSSNSVKSLVTSMVVGGALAGFDEVMQFSQATNGTTVIDPAKAKLPMLSNGDWSKVAQRVAGQSVISSSLGTAINGGSFKDNFTTALLSNIGSQINAEGAKFIGDNGTILGVPGKTLSHAVVAGVAAEISGGNVKGAAAGALAAELAGIIINDNLVKSEGWQEKQAQISRFAGAVMGAVATGKASGVNSGASAAEIVERFNRQLHLDEMQAIKELAKGDNEKELRLLAASCRKVNCVAQESLDSAERQQYEMLMAMYPTTREEDGILANYWVQKDRQRTSNYPLYVGYDMEQLFTYTTGDSISDGQMFARNQWIENFSQMTGWSKDTVETLGFGISIASTFAGMGKAGVGNQYLSKSLVTPTAGWKSYLVNEKTIQQAAGFRQQIIDLRAPLSRNPRTSGNVAIAEINIPGMPKTLAGHSRIDKAEQGFVGSGKQNFTYQVIENSEGTKISRNTDSEYKILDNLADRLGSNISAKGSVTIFTERAACESCLGVIEQFQKKYPNIEIHVLDNNDVILKPRGRK
- the imm2 gene encoding Imm2 family immunity protein, yielding MSEERLNYNEIRRSFLEDYYLCCRHKLHTFNQLGELWEYGASEIGYAYYQSEDAYDFPTENLMLEVLSLIMIAGRGPERAEKYHREMIEKILAEHPLEQVLEEITEEERSALLYDMSLLGLIDKKSE
- the imm2 gene encoding Imm2 family immunity protein → MNEERISYNEIRESFLECYYIYCRHKIHSYNMTGNVWVENESEGGYAYDQAEGAYDFPTENLMLEVLSLIMIAGRGPERAEKYHREMIEKILAEHPLEQVLEEITEEERSDLLYDMSLLGLIDKKSE
- a CDS encoding deaminase domain-containing protein, with protein sequence MILPNKAGDKISRNSDSEYKILDNLADKLGKNTDAKGTVTIFTELAACESCLGVVDQFQKKYPNIKIEVLDNNDVMLIPRRKN
- a CDS encoding deaminase domain-containing protein, which gives rise to MTPTAGWKSYLVNEKTIQQAAGFRQQIIDLRAPLSRDYRTKGNVAVAEINIPGMPKTLAGHSRIEKAENGFVGDGKQNFQFKELPNKQGVGVDRNIDSEYKILDNLDDKLGNNTLAKGSVTIFTERAACESCLGVVDQFQKMYPNIKLELLDNNDVVLKPGKIK